DNA sequence from the Carassius gibelio isolate Cgi1373 ecotype wild population from Czech Republic chromosome A14, carGib1.2-hapl.c, whole genome shotgun sequence genome:
AAATGTACAGTTGGCTTTTATGTCGTGCTCTAACCCtattctttttgttgtttgtctGTTTTCAGGCAGTCATTTCTTCAACCGTAATTCTGTGTCTCCGCGCAGCGTAGTCTGTGAGATGGAGCTTCCAGACATCCAGACGTCGCTGGACATGTACGACGACAACAAATCGTGAGGACACGCACCTCCTCCACCTCCAGCCCATTCCTCCATCATCCTCTCCCTGAGTCCAGACTGTGGGGAACAATCTTTATGAGTGTGAACTGGAACATTGACCGTGAGCACACTGACTCTGGCGATAAACTCTACCGCTGTAGAATGATCGGTCGCCTCAAGTGGATGTGATTGGACTGTTGCACCATCATCAGCCTCCTTACACTTTTAGACGTATTTGTTTTCTCTTGCTTTTTGAAAGACTGTCTTTTCACAGATGGCTGTGGGAAGTACCTCTTTAGTTCATTTCTCTGGTCTCCTCGTTTAGCCACAAGTGTTGTCACCTGTTTTCTCGTCTATGTCATTTGCTGACCGTTTTTAAGTTCCCATGATTAATATTGTTCCAGATGGGGAAAACTCTTGTGGACAGTCATAAAAGCAGGATTGAAAACTGAGCCTTTATGGAAGAGCTGTCTGCTTTGTATCTCTGCTTTTGTAGCTAAATAAGATGCATACGAACTCGTCCTTCATATGCTGAAATGCTGCAGCTTCACGTTTAGTGCTGGCCCATTAGCACTCGAAAACCCTTGACAAATCACCGTTACTTCCTTGTAGAGATATACAGTATTCTGTACatagaaagaaaatgttttaaacatgtatttaaagAAAATCCTTTTGAGTCCTTACAGCGAATACTAATCAATTCCAAGCAAGGGGacctaacatatatatatatatatatatcattcatatatatatcttTCTCTCAAGTGGCCTCTTAGCACAGTTTGTCTTTCCTGGATCTTGTCCGTGCAAAAGAGTGTCTGTCTCTTTTGTGTTCTCGTTTTCGTAGCCAGTTTTTGGGGGGGTGGCATTGTGACCATACAGGCCTGCACTCACAGAGATCTTTGTGCTGATTCTGCATCAGTGATGTTTTATGTCATATGGAGTCGCGGTCAGGACAGGGCAGAGCTCTACTCTGAGACACTCAGTGAATAAAGATTCTGCTTTATGTGGGTCATGATATGGGCTACCTATGTTACATACTGCCTCAGCATTAAACTTGTCATAATTGCCTATACTGCTTTCTTTCTTTGAGTGAGGTTTAAAACGAACACAAATCAGTGTTATGTTATTCttattgatatactattataacAATTTATAGTTTGAAGtagcttttattttgatattttcagttttaattttagtttcagctTAAGTTAATTGGTTTttgtcagattttcaaataataataataatatatatttttatatatatatatatatatatatatatatatatatatatatatatatataatatctttatagctttatttttttatttatttttagtgcatcaacttgaaatgtattttatttcagttactttacaaggaaacattttcattaaaattggtaatttatgtttaaaatggaagctaatatttatatataattgtatttcagCTTGATTTTAATAAATGTCTGGAATGTGCCTGTCATGCCAAGTGGCATCCACCACGATTACAGAggagtaaacaaaaaatatataaataaataaataaatgagcaaaCTGGATTCTTATTTAATAAAACTTATGATTAAATATGATTaaggaattatttaaatatttttgttacttttacttttattatatttttattattattactaatattattaatatataggGCTGGTGAAATTATgacagcaaaaataaaacataaggccttattttaaatattactaaattactacagtaattgcaattaaatataattataagcatcttaaaaaaataattaaacaggaAGTAgatgtaggattttttttttttttttttttttttttttttaagcattcctATACTTTTGTAATAATACGGGAACCAATAAGTGTGATCTTTAGTTTCTtggaaaccctttttttttttttttttggcttttttgaTGTAATTCTAAGCTATTGTATTAATTTCATTTCGTTCAGTTTAGCGTGTATAACCTTTTCTTCTGCGATTCCGCTATGCTATATTCTCACATTTGAAGTGAATCGGCCAATGCTTTCTTCCGCCGCGAGAGGGCGATAGAGCGCGCCGATTAACTGCAGGAAATAACCGAGAACAGACATGAAAAGTGCTCAGTACACTAGAAGAAGATTAACTGAACGTCGTttactaatgcatttttaaatggcGTTTACTTTAATGTTAGTTGTTTTGATAATTTACCATGAACTGCTCTCGGGATACAACAGCGTCGAACTACTAAGCAGGAAATATCTGACGGACGGAGAACGATTGAAGACTTTTCAGCAAGGAAATGAAAACAGTAAGAGACGGATTAATTTTCAGGTAACGTTACATTTAGTAGACTACATCATTAAAGTAAAGCTCTATAAGAACTAAATCACTGCGGCTGATAAGTGACAATGGATGCGTCTCAAAATCTAGCGAGCTGTCTAACTGTACGTTAGATGCTGAAGCAGTTTAAGTCCTCAAAGAGGAGCTTATACAGTTGTATGGCTTATACAGTTTTTAAGTTACTCACACAAATAGTTAATAAATGCGTCTTGGATACCTAGAAATGCTGTCTAGGTTGGCAGCTTACTTGATTTTGAGAGGCAGCCAATAACTAGGCGATTCTATTATTTCTAAATagtaaaattattacaatattaaaatatattatataaattatacaattataaagtaAATCCATAGTTACTAACCCTATCTCAATTTATAACATGAGTTTTacggaacacacacacaaaaaaggtaaCGGCAGTAGCTTTTCTCATGTGATATGACGTTTCCTCATGTGATTAACACCTGTTGCACAAGGTGACTCTGTCTGGTCATGTCTTGTTTTGTCTGATTGTAGAGTTCACTCAAGAGACAAGCCTTTCTGAATTCAGCACTGAAGAAATCAAACCACTCTGCCCGTTATGGCTTCAACCAGTTCTCAGACTTATCTCCACAACAATTCAGAGGTGACTATATGCAGGTTATGGATGCTTACAGataaatgcattttgtatgatgGTACctaacatgtttatttatttatttatttatttctcagagCGATATCTCACAGTCTGGAATGAGACGGCTCCAAAGTTCGACCCCTCCAGGTCTGGAATTCAAGTTAAGATGAATTATCCTCCCAAGTTTGATTGGAGGGACCATGGGATTGTCGGGCCAGTCCGAAACCAGGAGTCGGTAGGGTGTAGATCTTAAGATTAGACTTTAGATCTGAACTTTTTcccactgacttttttttttgcatgtcttcTTGCACTTTTGTGTAGTGTGGAGGATGCTGGGCCTTCAGTGTGGTGGAGGCCATTGAAACGGTTTCTGCTAAAGATAGTGGAGAACTGCAGCAGCTCAGTGTGCAGCAGGTTATAGACTGCTCTTATAAAAACAAGGGCTGCGATGGCGGATCTCCTGTCGGAGCTCTGGATTGGCTCGCACAGGTGCTGTCATCTGCTTTCTCCTTTACTTGTGATGATATAactaataattgttataatattttattatttaaatactgcaattttgatgaataaatcttactgacaccgAACTTTTGAGTGGTTGTGCAACAGGGTTTGTACATGTTATTATGTTCATATTCCCTCAATTTAGcgaacaaaaacatattaaaaagcagTAATTAAGCTGGTCAGATCAGCGATATGTATTGTGAAGTGCACATTCGGAGCTTTTAAAtgacacctgtttttttttctttttaattagtaTTGTAATAAGGGTTTTAATTAATTAGCTAGCTGCATCAGTTCTGAGAGACTTAAAGAGAAGTTGTCTGTACAAGCCACAACAAGCTGCTGATTACAGGTGGATGTCATCCTGGTAATCCCATAATTGGCACATTCTAATATCCtcttatatatatgttttttttttttttcagaccagaCTAAAGTTAGTAAAAGAGGCAGATTATCCGTTTGAAGACAAGGCTGGGATCTGCCAGTACTTTCCTCAGTCTCACGCCGGAGTGGCTGTGAGGAATTACTCGGCGTATGACTTCAGGTAATCAGATGGCTTGAGCTTTACAGCAACAGTGTGCTGTGCTGTTGCGTTAAGTGCAGTGTAGACCTCATGTACTATTCAAATTCAAGGCTGAAGTCTGTCAGGTTGTGGGCGAGCATTTTATGTTTACTCATCTGCTCTTGTCAACTCTGTTTGCAACTCAGGGTCAGGTGCTGAACGGCCACTGACCACGTACCACTGGTCCAAGACCAAATGCACTTCTCACGTCTTTCGTTGTCTTACATTTGTGCCAAATGTCACTGTGTCTCCTTATTGAGATGAGACCAGATTTCTGTCCTTATGTTGTTGTAGTGGACATGAAGAGGTGATGATGAGTGTGCTGGTGGAGTCGGGACCTCTTGTTGTCATTGTGGATGCCATCAGCTGGCAGGATTATCTGGGCGGCATCATACAGCACCACTGCTCCAGCCACAACGCCAACCATGCTGTGCTGATCACCGGTTATGATACCACAGGTACACAGACACGGGCGGTTACACACTCTTTACTTGTGCCTCAGAGCATTTCAAGGTTCAAATCGCTGGCCTTCACGGATTACGTCCTGTCAAGGGCACAGAATTGAGCAGACACTGGCAAACGCTGGCTGTGCGCCAACATCCCAGCTAACAGCCTGATGCATCTGCACTATAATCAGCCAGCTGTCCACAGCGTTTATCCTCTCCGATGagttgttttctcttgtttgtttACTAGTTTGAATTAAGTACTTTCGGTGTAAAGTAGAGAAATTGATGCTCTGTGTCATGCCCAAACTGTTATTGCTAGCATTATTAATCATTTCATACCATTATAAGTGTACAGTATGTAGTACCACTTGTTGATAATTTCCCATCTGGGGGTATATTTTCATTATGTCTTCATATTTATCACAGGGGAAGTGCCATATTGGATAGTACGCAATTCATGGGGGACCTCATGGGGTGACGATGGATATGCTTACATAAAAATAGGGAACGACATGTGTGGTAAGTTTAGTGACCCACTACTAATGCTTGTTTACCTTGTTAACAGTTTGACAGGTAATGCATTCTGCTGTTATGTGGCATGGTGTGCATTCATAAATATTCACGAAATGTTTAGATGTTGGCATACACTCAATACTGTTTGCTGTGTGAAAATCAAATCATAAATGCCTAGTCAATCATGTTTTAATTCATATCAGATCATTTGGAAGTGATGTAGTGAGGTGATTGTGAGGTCGTGATCTTGTTTGTCTATTTCTTAAGATGACTTTACGCAATGTCAGATGACAGTCAATAGcctctgtttttcttttcccaGGCATTGCGGACAATGTTGCTGCTGTTTTGGTGTAATTGTCGATAATCTTCCTACTTCCGTGAAAAGGCTGCGGCAGAtccacatttaaaaatatcaccCTAAGGATGGAAATCCTCCAGTATAGATAGCTGGCGAGAATTGTAAAAATTCTCACGGGGATGCGGATAACAAATCCTGTTGCCTCTCGGTTGCAAAGCACGTACGCTAATACACCACATTCCTAATCCCGGCCACGGTAGCCCAAAATAATCAGAGTCGGAGCCGGATTTCATTTTAGTAATGCAACGCACACCAGCTCGATTCATCAATAAGATGGTTTTAATCTTCAGAAAACACTGTTCGTATATATCAGTGCACAACTGAAGACTTATTGTATTGTGACATTGCACTGATATAGGACACACAAGGGATCTCGTCTGCAAAAAGGTGaacatattattatatatcaaTACTTATAATTACAGCCTTAAAGAGTTTTGAAAGAAAAAGTGCGTATTACTAAAGTATGTGCAAGATATTTCGTATGATCTGATTTTAGAAACACTTGTAACTACAAAgcttactttttattattttttacattttaggaataatcagaaatgtttactTACTGTATAGTATATAAACTCTATTCTATCCAAGTTTACATTTTGAccaaaaaagtagtttttttccccccaaataaaCAAGAAGTTTCTCTATATCTGTATTTGTGTGAATTGTATTTACAAAATAGAAATAggttaattatacattttagaatattacattatattgacAGTATATACACAAGTGAATCAACAGTTTCACTGATGTAGAGATTTTGTTGAGGCAGTTTTTATATTGACATATATTCTGGAACATCTGTAAAATCAGCACAGCTTTGTAGCCTCTCATTCTGCCATTTAAAAggtttttggtgacaaatcttggGGAAGGTAGACTCTTTTTCTTTTGTACTCTGCATCAACCACGGTCCATCCTTTTGTCATCCCTCCGTCTTTTTAGTCTGAGTCATCGCTGCTGCTGCAGTAGGAGCTGTCGCAGCATTCAGCCATGTACAGGAAGGTGTGCTCACTCGGGTCCAGCTTGGGAACCCACTCCCTCGGAACCAGGAAGGTGGCCAGGTTAAACAGATCCACAAACACCTTGTAGCGATCACTGGCAAAACATCCATAAGGCTTATCAATACATCCGAGTGCTTCGCGTTTAGAAGATGGTTTGCATTGTGTTTCACATGGATAATTCCAGCAGATGCAGAGTGTTTCATCTGGAGACCTACCTGACGGTGGAGCGCAGGTACTGATAGCCTGATGAGCCACCTGTGCCGTCTTTACTGCCAATCATTCTGTGCACCATACACACGTGGTTGTCTAAGGGAAAATGTCAGTATAAATTATGCAGGAAgtacaataaatgtattattgataTGCAAAAGAAAATCTGTTGTTCTCTTTTATTCAGGGTTTATAGGGCGTTATGGGTCATTATTTAGTTTATAGGGCTTATATAGGTCATTTATTTGCTGTTCTGATGCTTTGTTTTCAGTGTTCTCACATACATCTCCATTTTGTCATCAGGGTGTCGATGTCCATCAGAGATGTCAGGAGCTGGAAAGGAACCTGAAAGCGAGGCTCCTCCCTGAGAGCAGATGgccataaataacaaataattaaaaattgagTTTAGCCattaaaattctatatatatatatatatatatatatatatatatatatatatatatatatatatatatatatatatatatatatatatattatttattttttttttttttttttttttttttttttctataattttcatttttttgcaaaTGTACAGTGGTGTTCTTTGAAGTATCTTTGAGTATCATGTTAATATTGTATATGAATATGTCCAGTGTTATTCAGTACCATAACATATATCAAGAAGGCCTATGGTATTACCACATCtaattttcttaattattatatatagaatgatttctgaaggatcatgttacactgaagttGGAGTAATGActggaaatgttttgtttttataatatttcaccatattacagtttttatttactgtatttttggtgaGAGGTGGTAGAACCTCATCTCTTGATTTTCTGATTAAATTAGCAGATAGATGTACCTGTAGAAGTAGATCATCAGGGCTCCTTGCAGGGCTTTATAGGACAGCCTCCTCTGACCTGCATCGACAGAAGCAGATATTCAGATCTTCTAGCTAGTGGATGTGTCACTTGACATTGTATCTCTGAAGCGTCTCAAGAGGTTCTCTGACCTGTGCTTACTAAGTGATTGTGTCTTTTCTCATCAAAGAGCGATAAGAAAATGTCTCTCTGCTTAATGAGCTCGGCCATCATCTCCTCTTTCATTTCCGAGGCTGGTTTTTGCTGTTAAGAGGAAACGAGAGTCATCACTTACAACCGAGATGGGAGAATTGCACACAATTATCCAGGGATTCTCAGCATAcctctattttttccttttcccTCCTGAGCCCCTCGAAAATATTGGTTTCCAGTTTCCCCCAAAAATTGAATCCGTCTCCCTCCAAGCCAGGCGTTCTCTCCAGCCATTGCTGAAAAGTATTGATTGCTTATGAGAAATGCTGTCCGTTAGATTAATCCTGACTTGATATATAAATTAGCCATGTGGCCTATTCCTCTCTGAATACCAATAACCT
Encoded proteins:
- the LOC128027160 gene encoding cathepsin O-like, with protein sequence MAFTLMLVVLIIYHELLSGYNSVELLSRKYLTDGERLKTFQQGNENSKRRINFQSSLKRQAFLNSALKKSNHSARYGFNQFSDLSPQQFRERYLTVWNETAPKFDPSRSGIQVKMNYPPKFDWRDHGIVGPVRNQESCGGCWAFSVVEAIETVSAKDSGELQQLSVQQVIDCSYKNKGCDGGSPVGALDWLAQTRLKLVKEADYPFEDKAGICQYFPQSHAGVAVRNYSAYDFSGHEEVMMSVLVESGPLVVIVDAISWQDYLGGIIQHHCSSHNANHAVLITGYDTTGEVPYWIVRNSWGTSWGDDGYAYIKIGNDMCGIADNVAAVLV